A window of Macrotis lagotis isolate mMagLag1 chromosome 1, bilby.v1.9.chrom.fasta, whole genome shotgun sequence genomic DNA:
aaacttacattctaatggggcatagatataaatataataactacctataaataaatgcataaccatatttaaatatttaggtattttaagatatatacagaataaatggaaGATATTTGGAATAAGGAAGGCAGCATAGAggaaataggtaaaaaaaaacttcttttgaaAGTGAGATCTGACTGAATTTTAATGCCAGGGTGGGTAAGGAGATTAAGCATTCCGATAAGTGTCTCTGTATTGAATATTTTATCTGACTTGTTACTTTGTGGTTCAAAGGAATGTTCAAATTGGCAATAAGAGAGGGCCTTGTTTTTCTAGAAAAGttgatttcaaagaaatttacttttaaaagacatgactaaaagaaacaaaaaaagagaatagtaaGCAATCTCTTTGTTATCTAAGCTTTTTAATAGTTAATGTTATAATGTCCCATATACAGGGTATCATCTCAAAGAGAATAAAAGGGATTCATGAAGAATTATATGTGATGAAAGATTTTgtgtagaagaaaatataattttatcagaAGATATATGGTTGGGTCAAATACTTTTTGGTAGGCGACTGGAATTTTCTACAAGAAAACCCTATGAGGTCCAtgaggaagtgtctgaggtcctgaGGCTACACTGAATATATGACCTATATGTTTATTATGGCTATTGATTTCCTTAGTGGCAGATAGGTGTCAATAACTATCTAAATGAATCAAAAAATCAAGGGGTCCCTGAAAATCTGAACTTGTCCTCATGATGTCAACAAATGAAACATTAAGTATTAATTATCTAACAATTATGTTTCTAGGCATCATCCAAGGCATTGTGTATATAAGTATAGTATGAAATAGTACCTGACtttaaggaaattatattctattatGAATGTACTcacatataaatatgaaatttaaacaGAGTCAATGCatggaaaataaaagttttttacaTGACAGCACCAGCTAgccaaggaagaagaaagaataaatctAGTAAACTTTGGTAGATCTGAgattgaaggaaattagggacaataaaaaggaaaggatagaaagaaatgcaTTTAATACAAGGAGGCCAACCTGTGTAAATCCACATAACCATAAAAAATGTAATATGTAAGGGACAAGCATTCCATGTATATGTAGGCCAGTTTGGATGAAGTACAATGTGCATGACTAGAAGTAATGTATAATAAATCAGGAAAGATAGGTAGAAAggaattatgaaggatttaaaaaGTTCAGAATGGGAGTCTGTATTTAATCCTAGTAGGAATACCTTACTTAGGAGGGAATGACATAGACAGATTTTTGTTTTAGGAATTTTGGTCATAAATCTATGTATATAAGAGGAAAGAGATCACATGTAGCATGACTAATTAATTAGACAGCTATAAGAACAATCAAAGTGCAAAGTGCAGAAAATGTGAGTGGAAAGAAGGCATAACATGAAACCAACAAGACTCGACAACTGATCACATATGGTAACTGAGGTAGAATGAAGAAGTGAGAATATTGGCAAGGTTCATGTTCTTGGAGAGTGAGAGAATAAAACTATCCTTGACAGGTATCAGGAAAAATAGATGCATTACATAGTTGAGAGtacagagaaaaaaaggtatCAAATGAAATACCTAAGTtcacaaaataagtaaataatagtaaatagtaaatcAAGTCTGTATTCTCAAATTCAGTACAATTCCCATTAATCCATTTTACCCTACAATGGAAGAATGTAAAacccaaaaatgaaataattagaaagaaatttaCTGAGAGATCCAAAACTGGGATGGTCCATTTTTCATTAATACTCTGAAAAATTTTAGAGATCACCATAGCCTAGATGTTCTGGGTTGAGCACCAAATAAATCTAGTTTAAGCAACTGTAATTGTTTTACATTCACACTGCTGAATtcaaaaatgcaataaaatatccCCATAACTCCTTGCCCCCCCCTTTAAGTTTTAAAAGTGGGACAATCCTATAAAAGTATGAAAGTAATTGCAGAAGTAGAAAtctagtttatattttaaaacaagcaGTCAGTGGAGGTATCTCACTTCACTCCTTGTCATTTTATCAAGAGCTTGATAAAGTTGCTTCAGGAAGAAATCCTCCCCAGTATAAAATAGTCAGAAATGGAGTATCAAGGACCTAAAATCAGGAGACTCAGTTTTGAACCAGGAAGTAAGAATACTACTTAATACAAGATTTCTCAGGTACTGAAAGAATACAAATAGCCACAagtataacaaaaaaaagaagaaaaagatattttaaagtgcttttttaAGTGTCATAAAGGCCAAAAAAACTTAGTTAAGCAGAATCATATCATAGCTCCCATAAGGCacgaataaaatctttaaatcttGTACCAAGTTGGTTTAAAGATGTAATTTCAATATATAAGTCTAGGTGTGCTTCAAGATCTTCATAAGCAGTGAACAAATAGTCTATTAGataaaaaatcactttattaatTTCATGATATTTTTCATGATATTCTTTCAGCAACTTCTCtcataaagttaataaaattttaCAATCTTATCAACCCTGAAGGTCAAGAGAACCGAAAATCTGGCAAACATCCACAAAATTTGATGGATATTTTCAAAGTCTATGGTActggaacaaaatatatgcaactatttttattcatttttaagaaagTTATACCAATTAAATACttgaaattttgtttatttaaccacaaatgaaaaattttctatcaaaattaaacttttctgtcattttttgtcCAATGCTAGAATTATATCACACTCTAGGTAAAAGTTTTCTATGTAGCAACATTTCTTATACAGTGACTTCCCAAAAATTACAATAAAGTAAGAATTAGAAACCTGACCACAATGTAAATAGTATTACAAATGTTTACACCCAACATATTTACAGGCAAATATCAATTGATTTTATAGGCaattattttatacaaaaatCGCTTCATCATATGGCACTCATACATTTAAAATTGGTAGAGAATAATTGCATTTTCAATTGTTATTTATGCAGTTTCTAAGTATGTTGCCTTTCCTTTGAATTTCAATTGCATCTTGTATGTAGTTCTGACTTTTCTATAAAGGGTCAAACATCACAGATATAGAGGGATATGTATTACTTTAAACAAGACCACatcataatttcattttatgacCTACTCTGTAAAGTGTAGATTTACAATCACAAATAATACCATTAATCTTAATTTTACCAAGGGATATTCTCTGCTAGTAACTCAAATTATAGACCCTATAGCTTTCAGTAAACTATGCTCCAAATATTTATGATAATAATCTCacattcttaattatttcttagaTTATTTCAACCGTTACAAAAATCTTCAAAACATGTTTTAGGAATTagcaacaaatattatatattgtacAAATTCAGTCTCTAATTATAATGCAGATTAGGAAAAAGATTtactggaaaggaaaaaaaaaaatctttgcttacCTTACTTTGTCTTTATACCTGCAATCTAGCCAAAGCTGAAATAACAGAAATAAAGTAtgttgcattttaattttttctttcctgctttaCACATTATAGCTCAATGAAATTTTGAAGTCTGAGTTACATTCCTGGTTACTGGGAAAGGAGAATAAACATCATATAATAGAAAGAGGAGAGAACTCTCAAATCTGAAACTTCATTAGTCTTCCCCACCACTCTCTGGttgcaattttcattttcttttgtttttaataataatattttggcTGATTGCATTATTCCCTTAGAAATCTTCCAAGGTAGCTGAGTCTACAAAATACACTAGAAACCATGTAAGTCAAAGATGTTTCTGAGAAGCTTATAGAATGattggaaggggaaaagagggatttttattttgctgggagATACATATTGAGCACAAGAATATTCAAATTGAATAATTATTTGTTTCACGCACTTTGTAGTTTTCCTCTATAACCTGGGGTTGTATGATGGGAATTTGTATAGGACTGGTCATAACTAAATGTTATCATTACAAGATAATCCAAAATACAAACATCTGATAAAAGAATTCCCTCATGTGGTTCAACTGGCAGCTCTTGAATTTGAGTATTGGTTCACAAAAGCATATCCACCATAATATCAGGGTGGCTACCAAGATCATATGATAACAATCACAGGTATCTAGTTAATTTTACATGGCAACAAGTTGATTGAGAGTCTacatggagagaggagagagacagagagacacagagagatagagagacagacagagatggggGGGAGATGGGGAAAAGAGAGATATATCAAAAGACTAATGCCTAATTTAATAGAAAGCAATGATGTCTCTAAGAACCTTTGAGTGATCAGTCTCAAAAGAACCACTAATTTGCCAATAAGGGTTGCTAAGCTCCTTCTAACCCTAACTTGAGTAATTCACATACTAAAgttcaaacaaaataataaagacaagAGTTCCATTCAAAATCTAAGGTTACTCACATAGTTCTCCTCATATAAACTGATCCCATCTAGGGGCATGTTGATCCTTGAATTCTATCACTCTATTGTGGTACAGAAAAAAAACTCAGAACTAATAAGTTGTCTGATAGAGCCAATCAATTTGGTGGACCGCTCCACCAAGTTATCTGTAATATGTGGAATGCTTGAGATAGGAGCAACTTCTCATATTCCTCACAGCAATTTTCATGTTCCTGCAAGATTTGGGGTTGATAAAACCTAGTCTTCCTGCATTAAGCATTAAATGTATGTAGGCTTTAAATAACAAGCCTAGTTTCTTAGCTGCACAAGGACAATTCAGATAATGCAAAAAAGTTTTCAGTATACTTagtaatttttaaggaatttaaaaTGAGGCAGGGAGGTTTATAGTTGCTTGTACTACCTGTTTAGGAATCAAATTGATTACTTAGCTTACTCATTAACTGTAAAATATTAggagaagaggggcagctaggtggcacagtggacaacgcaccggccctggagtcaggacctgggttcaaatatggtctcagacacttaataattacctagctgtgtggccttgggcaagccacttaaccccatttgccttgcaaaaacctaaaaaaatatattaggaGAAGAGAAAGGTAAGGAACAAGTTTAGACACATACACAAGGTAGTGATAAATGCAAAAATGGTTAAGAAGATAAGAGCAAATTATAGTACCAAATgcacattaaaatattttgtagccatttttatgtctttcatttctttgtaggAGAGAGTGGGTGTGAGATGGGATTATGTTTATGTGCAGAAGCTCCATGGCAGATTTCAATGGCAGTAGTGCCCTATCCACCACCTTCTACCTTACTGGAATTCCTGGCTATGAGATGGTCCACCACTGGATCTCCATTCCTTTCTGCATTCTCTACTTGTTTGGGATAGTGGGCAACTGTACCATCCTTCATATAGTCCGGACTGACCCAAGCCTCCATGAACCCATGTATTATTTCTTGGCTATGTTGTCCCTCACTGATATGGGTATGTCCCTTCCCACCCTTGTATCTCTCTTCCGAGTCCTGTGGTTTAATTCCAGGGAGATTGAATTCAACACTTGTGTGATACAGATGTTCCTCATCCATACCTTCTCATTCACAGAATCAACAGTACTCCTAGCAATGGCCTTTGACCGCTATGTAGCAATCTGTCATCCCCTGAGGTATTCCACCATTCTCACTCCACAGCGCATTGCCAAAATTGGAATAGCAGCTGTTCTCAGAAGTTCCCTCACCATAACTCCACTAATGATTCGTCTTGCATACTTCCCCTTCTGCCATTCCCATGTCCTCTCTCATTCCTACTGCCTTCATCAGGACATGATTCGCTTGGCTTGTGCTGATATTAAGTTTAATGTCATCTATGGATTGGTT
This region includes:
- the LOC141489813 gene encoding olfactory receptor 51L1-like gives rise to the protein MADFNGSSALSTTFYLTGIPGYEMVHHWISIPFCILYLFGIVGNCTILHIVRTDPSLHEPMYYFLAMLSLTDMGMSLPTLVSLFRVLWFNSREIEFNTCVIQMFLIHTFSFTESTVLLAMAFDRYVAICHPLRYSTILTPQRIAKIGIAAVLRSSLTITPLMIRLAYFPFCHSHVLSHSYCLHQDMIRLACADIKFNVIYGLVLIIILWGFDSLGILVSYIFILHSVLSIASQKERLKALNTCASHICAVLVLYVPMIGLSLVHRFGKHASPLVHVFMAHIYLLVPPVLNPIIYSVKTKQIRTGIMRVFIPKRIHST